In a single window of the Ruminococcus albus 7 = DSM 20455 genome:
- the mltG gene encoding endolytic transglycosylase MltG, translating into MSDKKFDIDDILGDNKNNTDDISVNDKKTKKNTDIDEIDELLASLKNNNRRRRTSSVIIEEEKTESSNNEVPASSDAKEETEKVSDGSAEDNNDVTDDPVISSVNEDLKKHFGKDPDDGFDEEDDEDDEDEIPVRKSSNNRSHPSKERRADTNKKKGNSRSGNKKKKKSRVRFNGSIFGGIILVTIILTLSLLLAVSGLTLGMEFYGIGKSDDVITFNIPKGSDNDDIADLLVENGIIKNKKLFIYTVKLMKANTIYPGDIQLKPSDSYSDIIDKLAEQRESFKTVTVTFTEGEYLIDIAKKLEENKVCPAGDFLFEFNKDMGYKFEGYLTDSKNTLFPREGYLFPDTYEFYVDDTPYNITKILRDHYDSKINDALYKKMNDRGLSLNQTITLASIVQQEAANVQEMPKVASVFLNRLKDSDTFPMLQSDTTYNYIEKVIKTQESNEATIDHYIEYYDTYAIDGLPAGPICNPGMDAIKAVLDPAETNYYYFCNDLETGETFYAETLDEHEKNLVKAGRSDQVVDDNVEDNNE; encoded by the coding sequence ATGAGTGACAAAAAATTCGATATCGACGATATACTCGGCGACAACAAAAATAATACCGATGATATTTCCGTCAATGACAAAAAAACTAAAAAGAATACAGATATCGACGAGATAGATGAGCTTTTAGCTTCACTTAAAAATAATAACAGAAGGAGAAGAACTTCTTCTGTTATTATTGAAGAAGAAAAAACAGAAAGCAGTAATAATGAAGTGCCTGCATCGTCTGATGCCAAGGAGGAGACCGAGAAGGTATCTGATGGATCAGCAGAAGACAATAATGATGTTACCGATGATCCTGTTATCTCTTCCGTAAATGAAGATCTGAAAAAACATTTTGGAAAAGATCCAGACGATGGATTTGATGAAGAAGATGATGAAGATGACGAGGATGAAATTCCAGTCAGAAAGTCATCAAATAACAGATCTCATCCTTCAAAAGAACGTCGCGCTGATACTAATAAGAAAAAAGGTAATTCGAGATCAGGCAATAAAAAGAAGAAAAAGTCCCGTGTGAGATTCAACGGCTCTATCTTTGGCGGTATAATTCTTGTAACCATTATCCTTACTTTATCACTTCTTCTTGCTGTCAGTGGATTAACTCTTGGAATGGAGTTTTATGGCATCGGTAAAAGTGATGATGTGATCACGTTTAATATACCTAAAGGCTCAGACAATGATGATATTGCTGACTTGCTTGTAGAAAACGGCATCATAAAAAACAAAAAACTGTTTATTTATACTGTCAAGTTAATGAAGGCTAATACCATTTATCCCGGAGATATTCAGTTAAAGCCTTCGGATTCATATTCTGATATTATTGATAAACTTGCAGAGCAGAGAGAGAGTTTTAAAACGGTAACTGTCACCTTTACTGAAGGTGAATACCTTATAGATATTGCTAAAAAGCTCGAAGAAAATAAGGTATGTCCTGCGGGTGATTTCCTGTTTGAATTCAACAAGGATATGGGCTATAAGTTTGAGGGATATCTGACAGATTCAAAGAACACACTATTCCCCAGAGAAGGATATCTTTTCCCTGATACTTATGAGTTCTATGTTGATGATACTCCTTATAATATCACTAAGATACTCCGTGATCACTATGATTCTAAGATCAATGATGCATTGTATAAAAAGATGAATGATCGTGGACTCAGTCTTAATCAGACTATTACTCTTGCTTCCATTGTTCAGCAGGAGGCTGCCAACGTTCAAGAGATGCCAAAAGTCGCATCTGTTTTCCTTAACCGTCTGAAAGATTCGGATACGTTCCCGATGCTTCAGTCTGATACTACTTACAACTATATAGAAAAAGTCATCAAGACTCAGGAATCAAATGAAGCTACGATAGATCATTACATCGAGTATTATGATACTTATGCTATTGATGGTCTGCCTGCCGGACCTATATGTAATCCAGGTATGGATGCTATCAAAGCTGTACTTGATCCTGCTGAAACTAATTATTATTATTTCTGTAATGATCTTGAAACTGGCGAAACTTTCTATGCTGAAACACTTGATGAGCATGAAAAGAATCTTGTAAAAGCAGGCAGAAGTGACCAGGTCGTTGATGATAACGTCGAAGATAATAATGAATAA
- a CDS encoding fibronectin type III domain-containing protein, translated as MKKKYKRIAAFLCTMLTVASVTLTEIPSGTFTVSASSSKLVAFPGAVGGGKYATGGRGGEVYHVTNLNDSGTGSLRDAVSKSGRIVVFDVSGTINLNSNIVCSSNITIAGQTAPGGSGVTLKNYKFGMGGDNIIVRYLSSRPGPDKATSSGNDAWGGAKGSNSVVDHCSLGWTTDEQWGLYSNNDHYTVQYSVIGPANSWGGHVKGVHGFGLMMGRSNLTFDHNLICHNVSRNFRGKVVGTETADFTNNIIYDWGYQTAYGTIGHVNYVNNTLKAGNSTASGYHYVQVSSDDKFKLYLNGNRILNKDGSYRNREDNNWAAISYNHSDKNRSNTESITPFTILSDNENISTALTCESAASSYDHVIKFAGNGITPDKRTAIDKQCAEETQNGTGSCSGTDPYSSSQSELNTYKIQCGVKYEYPSAVYSKEITDNDNDGMDDSWELARGLDPTDHEDYKGDYCGQGYMNIEYYINDLTVDSFPDGVVELSPSSSDTKYGAVMDTTAKYEITDNTNSSLLANTKTWRLEDCGNSYYRIISADDGRELSSGKQYKFVKHGSGYIIYTKSSDDIQCVDGNGTVWKLTVKAELVSSELFTEFTVLDSAHSSGWSIAKDLSAGALVFGDRDVVYTSIPDSLTGAEYLITACDSKLYDSDLATFRAGKDMTVYIALDNRVSARPVWLSNYTKTGMTIQNNNSVTFDIYQRDIKSGTIVTLGTNGQSSSCVNYTVFAKASVVPEEPEYPEIINIEYSEQYHQIRFTWKPVNGATNYAIAVYLAGKWRIQTQNIPSSSLNYTTPKNLTPGKTYKVAVAAKVNGEWTVNESVKHAITVTVR; from the coding sequence ATGAAGAAAAAATACAAACGTATTGCAGCTTTTCTTTGCACTATGCTGACTGTGGCTTCAGTTACTTTAACAGAAATTCCCTCGGGAACTTTCACAGTTTCAGCTTCTTCATCGAAACTGGTTGCTTTTCCCGGTGCTGTTGGCGGAGGTAAATATGCAACAGGCGGACGAGGCGGTGAGGTCTATCATGTCACGAATCTAAATGACAGCGGTACAGGTTCGCTGCGTGATGCTGTCAGCAAGTCAGGACGCATAGTTGTGTTTGATGTCAGCGGAACAATAAATCTCAACAGTAATATCGTATGCAGCAGCAACATCACTATTGCAGGACAGACTGCACCGGGCGGATCGGGTGTTACACTAAAGAATTACAAGTTTGGTATGGGCGGCGATAACATCATTGTACGTTATCTGAGTTCGCGTCCCGGACCCGATAAGGCAACGAGTTCAGGCAACGATGCATGGGGAGGCGCAAAGGGCTCGAATTCCGTTGTTGACCACTGTTCTCTCGGTTGGACAACAGACGAACAATGGGGACTTTACTCCAATAACGATCACTATACTGTGCAGTACTCGGTCATAGGTCCTGCAAATTCCTGGGGAGGTCATGTTAAAGGAGTTCATGGTTTCGGACTTATGATGGGAAGAAGCAACCTTACTTTCGATCACAATCTGATCTGTCACAATGTATCGCGAAACTTTCGCGGAAAAGTAGTAGGTACCGAAACTGCTGATTTTACAAACAATATCATCTACGACTGGGGATATCAGACAGCATACGGCACGATAGGGCATGTAAATTATGTGAATAACACCCTCAAAGCCGGAAACTCAACAGCAAGTGGTTATCATTACGTGCAGGTATCATCAGATGATAAATTCAAGCTGTATCTTAACGGAAACCGAATACTCAATAAAGATGGTTCATACCGTAACAGAGAGGATAATAACTGGGCTGCCATATCTTACAATCACAGCGATAAAAATCGAAGCAACACTGAATCGATAACACCGTTCACTATATTATCAGACAATGAGAATATTTCAACTGCACTGACCTGCGAAAGTGCTGCATCATCGTATGACCACGTTATCAAATTTGCAGGAAACGGCATAACGCCTGACAAGCGTACAGCTATAGACAAACAGTGTGCTGAAGAAACCCAAAACGGCACAGGATCATGCAGCGGCACCGATCCATACAGTTCATCACAATCTGAACTCAATACCTATAAGATCCAGTGCGGAGTTAAATATGAATACCCTTCTGCTGTCTACAGCAAAGAGATAACCGATAATGACAACGATGGTATGGATGACAGCTGGGAACTGGCGAGAGGGCTTGATCCGACTGATCACGAAGACTATAAGGGCGACTATTGCGGTCAGGGCTACATGAATATTGAGTATTATATAAATGATCTTACTGTTGATTCATTTCCTGATGGTGTTGTTGAACTATCACCTTCTTCTAGTGATACAAAATACGGAGCTGTTATGGATACCACCGCTAAGTATGAGATCACAGATAATACCAACAGTTCACTTCTCGCAAACACAAAGACCTGGAGACTGGAAGACTGTGGAAACAGTTATTACAGGATCATTTCAGCTGATGACGGCAGAGAACTTTCAAGCGGAAAACAATATAAGTTCGTCAAACATGGCTCAGGATATATCATATACACAAAGTCATCTGATGATATACAGTGTGTAGACGGTAATGGTACAGTATGGAAATTAACTGTCAAAGCCGAACTTGTCAGCAGCGAACTATTCACGGAATTTACTGTGCTTGATTCCGCTCACAGTTCCGGATGGAGTATAGCAAAAGATCTTTCAGCCGGTGCATTGGTTTTTGGTGACCGTGATGTAGTGTATACTTCGATACCAGATAGTCTTACAGGTGCTGAATACCTTATAACTGCCTGCGATTCCAAACTCTATGATTCTGACCTTGCAACGTTCAGGGCAGGAAAAGATATGACAGTTTATATAGCGCTCGACAACAGAGTGTCGGCAAGACCGGTATGGCTTTCTAACTATACTAAAACAGGCATGACTATACAAAATAACAATTCTGTGACCTTTGACATTTATCAGAGAGACATAAAAAGCGGAACGATCGTCACTCTCGGAACAAACGGACAGAGTTCAAGCTGTGTAAATTATACAGTATTTGCAAAAGCATCTGTGGTTCCTGAGGAACCAGAATATCCTGAGATAATCAACATTGAATACAGTGAACAGTATCACCAGATAAGATTTACCTGGAAACCTGTGAATGGTGCCACAAACTACGCGATTGCAGTATATCTCGCGGGCAAATGGAGGATCCAGACACAGAACATACCTTCATCATCACTCAACTATACAACTCCAAAGAACCTGACTCCGGGCAAGACATACAAGGTAGCAGTTGCTGCCAAGGTTAACGGAGAATGGACAGTCAACGAATCTGTAAAGCACGCCATAACAGTAACTGTAAGATAG
- a CDS encoding peptidase U32 family protein, with product MSDLLEILSPVGDMERLHAALDFGADAVYLGGTAFGMRAASAKFTPELLAQACEITHSRGKRVFLTCNTLPHNNEIPHFEGFVKNAVDAGVDALIVTDIGLLSLAKKYAPDTEIHISTQAGIVNYVTANEFYNMGAKRVVLARELTLEEISEIRDKTPDELDIECFVHGAMCVSFSGRCLLSQYLTSRDANRGECAQPCRWGYHLMEEKRTDEFYPIFEDERGTFILNAKDMCLIEHIDKLAKAGVNSFKIEGRAKSSYYVSVITNAYRKAMDIYKSAPDDYKLPQWLKDEVYKVSHRAYCPGFIFGNPRESQYYENSGYVREYDVVAVIEHCENGMIYAEQRNKFNKGDEVEILSPEGEPVTLIASELFDEKGEPIDTANHAAMKFSMKSDLIFPKNSIVRIKK from the coding sequence ATGTCCGATCTTCTTGAGATACTTTCGCCCGTGGGCGATATGGAAAGACTTCATGCTGCGCTGGATTTTGGCGCAGATGCAGTCTATCTTGGTGGAACTGCTTTTGGAATGAGGGCAGCTTCTGCTAAATTTACTCCCGAGCTTCTTGCTCAGGCTTGTGAAATAACTCATTCCAGAGGAAAACGAGTGTTCCTGACTTGTAACACTCTGCCTCATAACAACGAGATACCACATTTTGAGGGCTTTGTTAAAAATGCAGTTGATGCAGGTGTAGATGCACTTATAGTAACCGACATCGGTCTGCTTTCACTTGCGAAAAAATATGCGCCTGATACTGAGATACATATCTCAACTCAGGCAGGTATCGTTAATTATGTTACAGCTAATGAGTTCTATAATATGGGCGCTAAAAGGGTAGTGCTTGCCAGAGAGCTTACCCTAGAGGAAATATCAGAAATACGTGATAAGACTCCTGATGAACTTGACATCGAATGTTTTGTTCATGGTGCTATGTGTGTCAGCTTTTCGGGAAGATGTCTGCTTTCTCAGTACCTGACTTCCCGTGATGCCAACAGAGGGGAGTGTGCTCAGCCATGTCGCTGGGGCTATCACCTTATGGAAGAGAAGCGAACTGATGAGTTTTATCCGATATTTGAAGATGAACGAGGAACCTTCATCCTTAATGCCAAGGATATGTGTCTTATAGAACATATCGATAAACTTGCTAAGGCTGGTGTCAACAGTTTCAAGATAGAAGGACGTGCTAAATCCTCCTACTACGTTTCTGTAATTACTAATGCTTACCGTAAGGCAATGGATATCTATAAGTCTGCACCTGATGATTATAAGCTTCCTCAGTGGCTTAAAGACGAGGTATACAAGGTAAGCCATCGTGCATATTGCCCCGGATTTATTTTCGGTAATCCTCGTGAGAGTCAGTACTATGAGAATAGTGGATACGTCCGCGAATATGATGTTGTAGCTGTTATCGAACACTGTGAAAATGGAATGATATACGCTGAACAACGAAATAAATTTAATAAAGGTGACGAGGTTGAGATCCTTTCACCTGAGGGTGAACCAGTGACTCTTATCGCATCTGAACTGTTTGATGAAAAAGGGGAGCCGATCGATACTGCTAATCATGCAGCCATGAAGTTCTCTATGAAATCTGATCTGATTTTCCCTAAGAATTCAATAGTGCGTATCAAAAAATGA
- a CDS encoding 5-formyltetrahydrofolate cyclo-ligase: MSELTKQQLRKYFKDIRSSFTTEEKSVIDQKVFDCFVQNGILDNCSDILVYVSGDIEIGTRKIIDHILGRIMNGEKKRILCPRCENGNIMHFYRIDSFDDLECGHFGILEPKNSCERIDSFTESVCLVPGLSFDRLGYRLGFGKGFYDRFLTDFSGITVGLCCESCMTDGELPRDKYDISVDHIVTEKGWFKLKGKE, from the coding sequence ATGTCAGAATTGACCAAGCAACAGCTGAGAAAGTACTTCAAGGATATCAGATCTTCATTCACAACGGAGGAAAAAAGTGTGATAGATCAGAAAGTATTTGACTGTTTTGTTCAGAACGGCATACTGGATAATTGCAGTGATATACTTGTATATGTCTCAGGTGATATCGAGATCGGTACCAGGAAGATAATAGATCATATCCTCGGTAGGATAATGAATGGTGAAAAAAAACGCATTCTTTGTCCAAGATGTGAAAACGGCAATATCATGCATTTTTACAGGATCGATAGTTTCGATGACCTTGAGTGTGGTCATTTCGGTATACTGGAACCTAAGAACAGCTGTGAACGCATTGACAGTTTCACGGAATCTGTGTGCCTTGTTCCCGGGCTAAGCTTTGACAGGCTTGGTTACAGACTGGGATTCGGCAAAGGTTTTTATGACAGGTTTCTTACAGACTTCAGTGGTATTACTGTAGGACTTTGCTGTGAGAGCTGCATGACTGACGGTGAACTTCCCAGGGACAAGTATGATATCAGCGTTGATCATATTGTTACTGAAAAAGGTTGGTTCAAACTTAAAGGTAAGGAATAA
- a CDS encoding DUF2156 domain-containing protein, with amino-acid sequence MFDFRKIELTDRDEINSRLAVSDRRGCEYSFANNYAWHRLSDSLICLSKDHYILMSFIAGEPVIVLPAGSRSDTEGIEQMISLLDELEKYITNNGHPFKVCSVTECDLEWMKEFYGDRITYYYDRGSSDYIYLSDNLIALEGKKYHGKRNHIKRFMDNDWSFDEITSDDIDDCILFAADLYNSGSDYNGSAAIEQYAIHRFLMNMDYLGLKGGILRCGDEIVGMTVGEQLNSDTFVVHIEKARSDINGAYPMICNQFAKKYASHLKYINREEDLGIEGLRRSKLSYHPEYLLHKYTVSFK; translated from the coding sequence ATGTTTGATTTCAGAAAGATCGAGCTTACTGACCGCGACGAGATCAATTCAAGATTGGCGGTATCTGACAGACGCGGCTGCGAATACAGTTTTGCAAATAATTACGCATGGCACAGGCTCAGTGATTCCCTTATTTGTCTGAGTAAAGACCATTATATACTGATGAGTTTTATCGCAGGAGAACCTGTTATTGTATTACCTGCCGGTTCCCGCAGTGATACTGAGGGTATAGAGCAGATGATATCGCTATTGGACGAGCTTGAAAAATATATAACAAATAACGGACATCCATTTAAAGTTTGTTCAGTAACGGAATGTGATCTTGAATGGATGAAAGAGTTTTACGGAGATAGGATAACATATTACTATGACCGCGGAAGCTCGGATTATATATATTTGTCTGATAACCTTATCGCTTTGGAGGGAAAAAAGTATCACGGCAAAAGAAATCATATAAAAAGATTCATGGATAATGACTGGTCTTTCGATGAGATCACTTCCGATGATATCGATGACTGTATACTTTTCGCAGCTGACTTGTATAACTCGGGCAGTGATTATAATGGCTCAGCAGCTATAGAACAGTATGCTATCCATCGTTTTCTGATGAATATGGACTATCTTGGACTGAAAGGCGGGATACTCCGATGCGGTGATGAAATAGTCGGTATGACAGTGGGAGAACAGTTAAACAGCGATACTTTTGTTGTGCATATCGAAAAAGCAAGAAGTGATATTAACGGAGCTTATCCTATGATTTGCAATCAGTTTGCAAAAAAATATGCGTCGCATCTTAAATATATCAACAGGGAAGAGGATCTCGGAATTGAAGGCCTTCGTCGTTCAAAATTATCCTATCATCCCGAATATCTTTTACATAAATATACAGTAAGTTTTAAATAA
- a CDS encoding dTMP kinase, translating to MKYKLIVLEGLDGSGKSTQFEKLSEYFKNKDVKLKAISFPDYEDPSSTLVKMYLNGEIAGSAEAVNAYAASSFYASDRYISYKKYWEKDYNDGCLILAARYVTSNCIYQMTKLPEDEWENYLAWLEDYEYCKLSLPKPDKVIFLDMPIEISQRLLSARYGGDESKKDIHEKNIEFLHMCRKAALFTAEKQGWDIVECSCGNEPLSIEAIFNKLTEIIE from the coding sequence ATGAAATATAAACTTATCGTTCTGGAAGGTCTTGACGGCAGCGGAAAATCCACTCAGTTTGAAAAGCTTTCAGAGTATTTTAAAAATAAGGATGTCAAGCTTAAAGCCATTAGCTTTCCTGATTATGAAGACCCATCCTCAACTCTTGTAAAGATGTATCTTAATGGAGAGATAGCCGGAAGTGCGGAGGCAGTCAATGCTTATGCAGCTTCAAGCTTTTATGCCTCTGACAGATATATAAGTTACAAAAAATACTGGGAAAAAGACTATAATGATGGCTGTCTTATTCTGGCTGCAAGGTATGTAACATCCAATTGCATTTATCAGATGACCAAACTTCCCGAAGATGAATGGGAAAACTATCTTGCATGGCTTGAGGATTATGAATATTGTAAACTCAGTCTTCCGAAACCGGATAAAGTAATTTTCCTTGATATGCCGATCGAGATCTCTCAGCGCCTGCTTTCAGCAAGGTATGGCGGAGATGAGAGTAAAAAAGATATACATGAAAAAAACATAGAATTTTTGCATATGTGCCGTAAGGCGGCACTCTTCACTGCTGAAAAACAAGGATGGGATATTGTTGAATGCAGCTGTGGAAATGAGCCTCTCAGCATTGAAGCAATATTTAATAAGCTGACGGAGATCATAGAGTAA
- a CDS encoding DJ-1 family glyoxalase III: MVYVFLAHGFEEIEALAPIDILRRAGVELVTVGVEDEYITAAHKVTFAADITVDKVVLDENVDMIVLPGGMPGTINLENNDYVQAAIDYCVKNDKYIASICAAPSILGHKGLLKGKKAICFPGFEKDLEGAVISEKSVEVDGKFITAKGAGVAVDFALTLVSELVSAAKAENIRKGIQCQN; encoded by the coding sequence ATGGTATACGTATTTCTGGCACACGGCTTTGAAGAAATTGAGGCTCTAGCCCCCATAGATATTTTAAGGCGTGCAGGAGTTGAACTTGTAACGGTGGGAGTAGAAGATGAGTATATTACTGCTGCGCATAAGGTTACATTTGCTGCAGATATCACCGTGGACAAAGTCGTACTTGATGAAAATGTGGATATGATAGTTCTACCGGGTGGTATGCCTGGTACGATCAACCTTGAAAACAATGACTATGTTCAGGCTGCCATAGATTATTGCGTTAAGAACGATAAATATATAGCATCTATTTGTGCAGCTCCAAGTATACTCGGTCACAAGGGACTGCTGAAAGGTAAAAAAGCTATTTGTTTTCCCGGATTTGAAAAAGACCTTGAAGGAGCTGTTATCTCTGAAAAGAGCGTTGAGGTCGATGGAAAGTTCATAACTGCAAAAGGTGCGGGTGTTGCAGTTGATTTTGCACTTACACTTGTATCTGAACTTGTTTCCGCTGCTAAAGCAGAAAATATCAGAAAGGGTATCCAATGTCAGAATTGA
- a CDS encoding substrate-binding domain-containing protein encodes MARKKRIAIIMGRIYNNINKSLIHGMLVQANALGYSAFVFALNEECDNERITHGEKNLFHALDFSVIDGVVYAPYTFCSSDYYGYIDNYLTEHCTVPVVRIGLEVGDYIPFWYDDRNEISDITMHLIYGHNCKKLLCLTGPADMPVAQNRAKGFIDAMQKAGLEYSDKTIVFGDFWINAAKDLATEIADHVREKPDAVVCTNDNMAISLCDALTERGYSVPNDIRVTGYDGSAESRMHVPAITTYRTSQEKLGKGSVCLLYEKITGIHCETDNTDTGTILCRESCGCSNCHERDEAFDAEHRLTEEGYMDSMVSAAFHDADTLDELVNEMFAMRYKFIYNKDFTDSRLLLCLCSDWDNVSNEYRRDGYSDTMYLISSDGSRCSFRQSEILPEILDREGFSSTFFLPVHFQDQCYGYIALDLDENIDNFNMEYIKYCREVNNALKYLSTKNELKRLQHRQSVSLSRDQLTGLYVFQNCKDVWAEIRDSSAENNEQLYMAVVSAGGIRHIENKFGSVESDKCIMTIAEILSKCCRSREWLFKATDRSFVMIGSGNNPDKHLDEYIKKIEEKMWRYTITSSEDHIIYIRSESKVVKDPTTLSKEDVLDMFTRMLEMIDERAEKQLSSHIHYSELLKLRRDIFVHPEFSWSGDMCSQKLNISKSYFYKIYLQTFGINFIHDLKKSRMNCAKDLLTSTSLLLPDIAERCGYDYYNFMRVFKREYGITPTQYRKNDH; translated from the coding sequence TTGGCACGCAAGAAAAGAATAGCCATTATAATGGGCAGAATATACAATAATATAAACAAAAGTCTGATCCATGGTATGCTTGTACAGGCAAATGCTCTGGGTTACAGTGCTTTTGTATTTGCTCTTAATGAAGAATGTGACAACGAACGTATAACTCATGGTGAGAAAAACCTTTTTCACGCACTTGATTTTTCTGTAATTGACGGTGTGGTGTATGCGCCATATACCTTTTGTTCCTCGGATTATTACGGATACATAGATAATTATCTCACCGAACACTGTACTGTACCTGTAGTTCGCATCGGACTTGAGGTCGGTGATTATATACCTTTCTGGTATGATGACAGAAATGAGATATCTGATATCACTATGCATCTGATATACGGACACAATTGTAAAAAACTTCTGTGTCTGACAGGTCCTGCTGATATGCCTGTGGCTCAAAACAGAGCAAAAGGGTTTATTGATGCTATGCAAAAAGCAGGACTGGAATACTCTGACAAAACAATTGTATTTGGTGATTTCTGGATAAATGCCGCCAAAGATCTTGCCACCGAGATAGCAGACCATGTGAGGGAAAAGCCGGATGCAGTTGTGTGTACAAATGATAATATGGCGATATCTCTCTGTGACGCGCTGACAGAACGTGGTTATTCAGTCCCAAATGATATCCGAGTGACAGGGTATGACGGTTCGGCTGAATCAAGAATGCACGTTCCTGCGATCACTACCTATCGGACATCACAGGAGAAGCTTGGAAAAGGGTCAGTGTGCCTGCTATATGAAAAAATAACAGGAATACATTGTGAAACTGACAATACAGATACAGGCACAATACTCTGCCGCGAAAGCTGCGGTTGCAGTAACTGCCATGAACGTGATGAAGCTTTTGATGCTGAACACAGATTGACAGAAGAAGGATATATGGACTCAATGGTATCTGCAGCATTCCATGACGCAGATACATTGGATGAACTTGTAAATGAGATGTTCGCCATGCGCTACAAGTTCATATACAACAAAGATTTCACTGACAGCCGTTTGTTGCTGTGCCTTTGCAGCGACTGGGATAATGTCAGCAATGAGTACAGGCGTGACGGATATTCGGATACGATGTACCTTATAAGTTCAGACGGGAGCAGATGCAGTTTCCGTCAAAGCGAAATTCTGCCTGAGATACTTGACAGAGAAGGATTTTCATCCACATTTTTTCTTCCTGTTCATTTTCAAGATCAGTGCTACGGATATATTGCACTTGACTTAGACGAGAATATCGATAACTTCAATATGGAATATATTAAATATTGCAGAGAGGTCAACAATGCACTGAAATACCTGAGTACGAAAAACGAGCTTAAACGCCTGCAGCATCGACAGTCCGTCAGCCTTTCAAGAGATCAGCTGACAGGATTATATGTTTTTCAGAATTGCAAAGATGTATGGGCTGAGATCCGTGATTCTTCAGCAGAAAACAATGAGCAACTCTATATGGCTGTTGTTTCCGCGGGAGGTATAAGGCATATTGAAAACAAATTCGGCTCGGTCGAAAGTGATAAGTGTATCATGACCATAGCCGAAATTCTATCAAAATGCTGCCGAAGCCGTGAATGGCTTTTCAAAGCGACAGACAGAAGCTTTGTAATGATAGGTTCAGGCAACAATCCAGACAAGCATTTAGATGAATATATAAAGAAGATCGAAGAAAAGATGTGGAGATATACGATCACAAGCAGTGAGGATCATATCATCTATATCAGATCCGAATCAAAGGTAGTTAAAGATCCGACAACTCTCAGTAAAGAAGATGTTTTAGATATGTTCACAAGAATGCTGGAGATGATCGACGAAAGAGCAGAAAAACAACTTTCCAGCCATATCCACTATTCAGAACTACTCAAACTCCGAAGAGATATCTTTGTACACCCTGAGTTCAGCTGGAGTGGTGATATGTGCAGTCAGAAACTGAATATCAGCAAATCCTATTTTTATAAGATCTATCTGCAAACATTTGGCATAAACTTTATTCATGATCTGAAAAAAAGCAGAATGAACTGTGCAAAAGACCTTCTGACCTCTACTTCCCTTCTGCTGCCCGATATTGCTGAACGGTGCGGGTATGATTATTATAACTTCATGCGCGTTTTCAAAAGAGAGTATGGAATCACACCGACACAGTACCGCAAAAACGATCATTAA